Proteins from one Hydrogenispora ethanolica genomic window:
- a CDS encoding complex I subunit 5 family protein, whose product MLLAFIFVPLLGAALMPILRKIWKQGATIVIGLITSFLLVNSIALIHEQVTAHWSGRLIQVWREGHLALRIDGLSLVALVSISLVALVAAFFSFRYPWNPDRRPGCYALMLLTITGMNGLVMATDLFSLYVFLEILSVSAFILIASRLDELGVEGSFKYMMLSAVATTILLVGIALLFAMTGNVTFTALKKAGALSNSLGFQLALAAITFAFVLKAGVMPFHGWLPDAYTAAPAPVSILLAGIVTKIAGVYTLMRVIIEVFGFTKSFTSLVLFLGSVSMILGAFFALGQKDFKRMLAFSSISQIGYIMAGFAVGTPLGLLGAMFHFFNHAVFKSLLFVNAGAVEQATGTRNFDKLGGLAKRMPVTGVTSVIGLLSAAGIPPLGGFWSKLVIIIALWQAGFPVYAMLAVFASVITLAYLLTLQREVFFGKVKEGLEGIKEVTPSFYWPAILLAAIAIVTGLFYPVFFNHLILPAQKVLELIVK is encoded by the coding sequence GATGCCGATTCTCCGCAAGATTTGGAAGCAAGGAGCAACCATCGTTATTGGTCTCATTACCTCTTTCTTATTGGTGAACTCCATCGCACTGATTCATGAGCAAGTAACTGCTCATTGGAGTGGCAGACTCATTCAGGTCTGGCGGGAGGGTCACTTGGCTCTCCGGATTGACGGTTTATCATTAGTGGCATTGGTTTCCATCAGCTTAGTAGCTCTGGTCGCAGCCTTTTTTTCATTCCGCTATCCTTGGAATCCAGACCGTCGGCCCGGGTGTTACGCTCTGATGCTACTGACGATTACTGGTATGAATGGTTTAGTCATGGCAACGGACCTGTTTTCACTTTATGTTTTTCTGGAAATTCTTTCAGTTAGCGCTTTTATTCTTATTGCCAGCCGCCTGGATGAGTTAGGAGTTGAAGGTTCTTTTAAATACATGATGCTGTCGGCGGTGGCCACTACAATTTTGTTAGTAGGGATTGCTTTGCTTTTCGCAATGACCGGGAATGTAACCTTCACGGCTTTAAAGAAGGCAGGAGCATTGTCGAATAGCCTCGGCTTTCAATTGGCGCTGGCGGCGATCACCTTCGCTTTTGTCCTCAAAGCCGGAGTCATGCCGTTTCATGGCTGGCTCCCGGATGCATATACCGCCGCTCCGGCGCCGGTCTCCATCTTGCTGGCCGGAATCGTAACCAAGATTGCCGGTGTGTACACTTTGATGCGCGTCATTATCGAAGTCTTCGGTTTCACCAAGTCTTTTACATCCCTGGTACTATTCCTCGGATCCGTCTCTATGATTTTGGGAGCCTTTTTTGCTCTCGGGCAGAAAGATTTCAAACGGATGCTGGCGTTTTCGAGCATTAGTCAGATCGGCTATATCATGGCCGGTTTTGCGGTTGGGACGCCTTTGGGATTGCTCGGCGCAATGTTCCATTTTTTTAATCACGCGGTATTCAAATCTTTGCTTTTCGTGAATGCAGGAGCAGTCGAGCAGGCTACGGGAACCCGGAACTTTGATAAATTGGGCGGGTTAGCCAAACGAATGCCGGTTACCGGCGTAACCTCGGTGATCGGTTTACTCTCCGCCGCCGGAATTCCGCCATTGGGCGGTTTCTGGAGCAAGCTGGTCATTATCATCGCACTGTGGCAGGCCGGTTTTCCAGTCTACGCCATGTTGGCCGTATTCGCCAGTGTGATCACATTGGCCTATTTGCTGACTCTGCAGCGGGAGGTCTTTTTCGGTAAAGTAAAGGAAGGGTTGGAAGGGATAAAAGAAGTTACCCCCTCATTTTACTGGCCTGCTATCCTGCTGGCGGCTATCGCGATCGTAACCGGCCTCTTTTATCCGGTATTTTTCAATCACTTAATTCTTCCT